One Mus pahari chromosome 10, PAHARI_EIJ_v1.1, whole genome shotgun sequence genomic window, CTTTGGCAGGTAATCTATAGCCACCTTTTTACCCTGGGGCTGGCTGTTGGTCCACCCTCCTCTCTACCAAGCATTAATTATGTTCATTCCCACGACAAGCCATTGAAAGTGATGCTAAATCTATCATTTtataaaggagaaacaaaaggctCAGAGAAACCGGCTTGGAGTTTACAAAGCTGGTGCAGCACGAGAGACATGGATTGTTTGCTTCTGAACTGTTAAAAATTCTGTTCTGCACAGTGCCTGCCGGACTTGGGAACAGAACCaccgatacacacacacacacacacacaccacccccaacCTCTCTAGTGCTTTTTactggtttggggtttgttttgagaaagagacTGTGtatgctgtcctggaacttgctatgtagacaccaggctggcctcaaactcacagaccagcctttcctcccaagtgctgcaccGCTAACTCAGCACCACCCCTTCCAACTGTCTGCCAATGAAAACCTGTGTCTTTATTCTTGGGTTTATAGTTCCTGTTAGGCTCAGAACGGCATAATGGCATGATATGACAAAGGACTGTTACTTTGgtacacacagtacacagtatTCACACAAAGACTCTTGTCATTTGGGGGAGGTGGCAGTTTTTCCATAACTTGtcataatttttgagacagggactcttgCTAAGTTACCCAGGCTGGGTATGAATATAAACAGGGTCTTGTCATTAGTCAATGGTTACCCTGGAATGTTCCCACCGGGTAAAGGGGCCACTGCAAGCCCAGTGACCCGAGTTCAGGCCCTAGGGAAACAGTATGGAAGGGGTGGACCAGCTCCCTCAGCCGTCCTCCGATCTCTATGGaggcatatgcacacacgcacgcacgcgcacgcacgcacgctaAATAAATACAATACGGAAGGCTCTCAGCAATACTCACACAAGGGCAGCATGAGAGGATGAAAATGCCCTGTGTCTGAATCACGTTTTGCATGTGACTCTTGCTTCTAGACCCTGCCTACCATAATATGGTATACAGCTCCCTGCTCTGCAAGGTGGAACTATTGCCTCTTCTATTCCTGAAGCTGTCCCAAGGAATTGGCACTCTACATACACTGATCTCAGACCTGCTTACATGGAGGACCTTGGGAGGCCAAGGTGTGAATGAGGCTCACTGTGGAAGAAATGTCAGAAAGCAAATGAAAGCTAAGCTTTATGAGGCTActaaatacagacagacatgggcACGGGGGTTTAAGCTGAGTGAAAGGATGCCAGGCTGTCAAGTctgaagaatgagaaggagccaagcCATCCGCTGGGAAAACACCTCTGGCAGAATAAGCACATAAGTGCTAGGACTGAGCTGTGATGCCTGAAAACCAGCAAGTGGCAAGGGACAGGCTGCACATCTGTGATCTGAGCCCCGAGagacagagatcctgcctcaggtCCACCTTTGCCTAGGTAGTCAGCAGCTACACTACAGCATGGAGGGTCAACATGGAGAATCCGTAAGTTCCAAGAGAGCACAGACTCTAGCAGCTCAGTAAGGGCTGCTCCAAAACCTAGTTTTATTTTAGTGTTACTGTAATGAAAGGTTTTAAGTgtttccatgtgtctgtgtggattgTGAGTGccgtgcccatggaggccaggtgAGGGAGTGTGCTCGGGCGCTATTGGTACAGAGGCTGTGAACTGCCTGGCACAGAGCTGGTGGTAGGAAGAGAACACAGGTCTTCTCAGGAGCCACCTGCAGTCTTCGGCGCTGGCGACCTCTCCAGTTCCATCACTGCCATCTTACTGGAGTTAGCTCAAAGGTGGTGAATCAGTAGAGACCACCTGTACTCTCGGAAAGAGAAACCTAAGGCCATCAGCCAGCAGGTTTAAGGGTAAGTcacagagactctgtcttaacCATTTTGACACTAAAgcggtggaggcagggggatcactattgtgagtttgagcctagcctggtTATGTAGCTGGTTTCAGAACAGCCTGAATAACATGGACTCCACCTCCATTCTTCCCACCCCACCTATTTGGTgatatggtagcacatgcctgtagtctcaggactcaggaagtggaggcagtaGGTTCACTGTAATGAGTTGGAGGCTAGCTGGGATTACATAAGTTCCTGGTAAGCCTGATTCACAGAGGGAGATCGGACCCACCCATACACTACCTAAACAAAAATACTGGATTGTGGTAGTGCACACCAAgtctcaggaggtggaggcaggagggtcagaagttcaaagccatcctctgatATATAGTAAGTTCGAGGCGAGCCTGAACTATATGAAACCTCTCAAAATTACAAAAAGGTATAAGAAAGAATGCCAAGGGTCTCGTAGTCTCATATGACCTACCTTCCAGGTCCACCCCGTGGCGCTGGGCCAGGTGTAGAACATTGTCCCCGACTCTGCCCCTCACCGGGATCCGCTTGCCAGAGCGGTCTACGAACACCACGTTGACCCTGGGGACAAACAGGGTGCAGGTGCTGAGCCGGAGGCCGGCCTGAGGCCGAgtggcagggaggggcagggcgTGGCACGACGGGCACTCACACGTCCCGGGGCAGCTCCGGGCTGTCCGCCTCCTCCTCGCCGGCACGCCGCTCGCCTACAAACACACGAGTGGGTGAGCAGCTGCGGCCTCGCTGCGCGCCgcggcccagcccagcccagcccagcgtACCTGTAGTCCCGAACGTCCTAGATGTTACCGCCGCGTGCCCGGCCCTGGGTCCCCAAGATCCCCCGGCCGCCCGTAACAGGACCCGGGCGCTCACGCCGCGGGCCATGGAGGCGGCCATGACAGGCCACGTGACCGGAAGACCGAGTAAGCTCCGCGCGTCCGCAGTGACCGTAAACGCAGCGTTTGGGCGCCGTGAGGTCAGAGGTGATGAACTACGATCCAGCTGGACTTCCGGCCTCGCCCCGTGGTTGTGTTTCTTCCCTTAGGCCTTACTGTATGTCTTGCTTATATGTACGTATGAGCACCAAGTGGGTGCCTATGGAGCCCAGAAGAGTTAATGGGTAGTGTGGGGCTGGAAACTAAAGTCCGTTCTCTGCAAGAGCCGCAATTGGGACCAACCTCTGAGTCCTCTAATctttagacaggatctcttagTCTGGCCTTGATCTCTGAATGCCTTTGCTGGAATTAAGGGTTATGTGCAACCATGCCCaagatttaaattttgtttgagacagggtttctatagACTAAGCAATtcatacagaccaggctggcctccaagccCAATTTAAATTTTAGGGACTGTATGAGCTCATCTGTGACGTGTGTAGGTCGGTGATCAatctgtggaagtcagttctctccttccatcatttgGGGTAGAGGGATAAAACTCAAGGCTGTCGGGATTAGTGCTAAGTGCTGTTACCAGAATTATGAGCTAGTTTGCTGGCCCATGGTTTATATCAAGAACCAgccagctgattttttttaaaaccgtTTACTTACAAACTTTAATTCAGCAAAGGTctgtgcagggggtggggtggggtgagaggggAGATACGCCCACTGGAGTGGGTTTGGGTTATCATGTTTGGGGAGGGAGGCTGGTGGTGGCTCAGCTGGCCAAGGGCAGAGCCCCTAGGTCCCCTCAGATGGGCAGAGAGGAGGCCTGCTCCAGTGATCCAGCCTGGGGACGGTAATGACCTGGGTTTGAAGGAACATGGTGGAGGCCTAGTGGCCTGGGTACAATGGTCACCTTTCACAGACAGCAGGGGAGACTGTTGAAGCCAGCAGAAAGTACTGGTCTCTGCATCAGGCTTTGGGCATCCAGGCTTTGGGGTGGCTTGCCAAGGTCAAGGCTTTGGCCTTCTGTCCACAGGGAGACACCTGAAGAAAGGGTGAGCCCTAGGCCAGAGCTCTTTGGTCCTGAGCCGAGCTTTTGGAGCTCCGCATCTGAGAGGCTCTGACCCAGCAGGACCTGTGGCCCAACTTTAAGGCATCAGAAGGCAAGGATACGGGGCAGAAGCTGGAGAGCTTGGGGCTTAGGGTACTGGCCAGAGTAGGCAGGCAGGGGCATGAGACAGCTATACCTGCAGCAGATGACTGGGAAAAGAACAGGGTTAAGCTGTTGGGACCTGCACATGTGGAATAGAGGCCTGGGCAGGCCAGACCCTGAAGGAATCAAGTTGGGGCTTTTCTGGAGGGATGGGGGAGTAGATGTGGTCATCATCCtggttgttttaaaaaataataaaaattagaaaaggaaatcaaagtcAATTGTCGAAGTTTAAAAAACGgggactgtctctgatcatcagAGGTCAGAGCCACCTCCAAAGGCACTCAGGGGCCAGAGCACAGGAGTGACGAGGCGGGAGAGCAGGCCAGGCCCCTCTCTCTTAAGGCTGCAGGGCTTGGCTCCAGGAGCAAGCCCACAGGTGATGGTGGCCCGAACCCCCGTCCCTCGAGCCCCGGCTGGTCGTCAGCAAAGTCCTTTGCAGAGATTTCTCTATTACTCAAAGAAAGgacgttaaaaaaaaataataatgaaaataaaatcccagaaaacacaaataccagaaaaaacccaaaagcaacttggtgcAGGCCCTTGGAGCATCTCTGGTGTCGACCCCTTAGAAAATCCTCTTCCGCTTCAGGTAGGAGTCTGCGTAGTGGCCGCCGAGGCCCTGGGAGTGCTGGCCCACGTAGCTGCCCTCTGGGCTGGGCTCAGGTGAGGGCAGCAGGTGGGAAAAACTGCGTTTCTGGCCACCCAGTGGGGTCTGGAGACAGACAGCAGGAGAGGCCAGGTCAGCGGCCTCCCAGAGCCAGGGCTGCCCAGCCCTgcgcctcccctcctcctgcccgtACCTTCAGCAGGTGACTGTGACCATTGGGCCCAGGGCCAAGGCCCAGGAGCCCTTCGCTGGAGCCCATTGGGGAGGAACCAACAGCCTGAGGAGTCAAAGAGGTAGGGCAGGTTACCCTGGGGCCACCTAGCCTGCAACTCAGAACTATGAGGCCTGGTGGTAACTGTCTCCCATCTGTCATCTGGGGCTAAGACCACTGCAGCGTGAGCTGAGGCTGAGACCCCTTGGACGACAAGgctacagagacacacacacagcatcccaATGGTCCTAAAGACCAGTCCCTTGTAGGGCACTCACCTTGTTCAGGTGGCTctgcttgaggccagcctgtaggCCACTGGTAAAGTAGGAGGTGGGTGAGCCAGAGTAAAAATGAGAGAGGGGTCCCCCACTGCCTCCACCACTTCGGGGCTCATTGAAGCTGCTAGGTGGGGGGGACATCTgcagagaaagtgaggaaaatcATGGCAGGAACCCTTCCCCACCATGACTCCGCTTGTCCATGTTAATCTTCTGGGGACCTCTGGGGCCCACAGCCATTGTAGCAAATTCAGATTGAACCACAAGAGGATGATAAGCTCTGAGTGGCTCAGGGAGACACCATGCTCTCAGCCAGTGACCTTCACTTCAACAGATGACTGACCACCTGTGTAAGCCATGGGGTGAGCCCCTGCTGAGCACTCAGGGAACCACTTACTGCCCCACTGAAGGGTGATGCGTAGAAATTTGAGTTGGACAACATAGGAAGCTCCAGTTTGTGGAGCTCAGTTACAAAGGGAAAGCACTTCTTGTTATACAGCTAGTGCTGACTGCTATATCCACTTTGTTACACAGCCAATACTAATACGCTGCAGAACACACAGGGTATCAAGGCTCTTACCTTGTGTCGGCTGGGGCCATGAGCCCCTAAAGTTGGTTCCCGAGGGTGGGAGAAGAGTCGTCTAGGTCCCACATCCTAAATTAAAGGGGTAGAAACATGGGAGAAGGGGGTTGGTGTATGCCAACTTTATCCTGGGTCAATTCTACACCAGTTAACACTAGGGATTCATGACCCATACTTGGGCATGCAGGGGCTTCAGTGGGATGGCCTAGTTGAAGACAGAGCAGACATGTGCTCTGTCCAAAGGACAGGTGTGCCTGGACCCCAGGGATGGATGCTGTGAAGTGACTGTGTATTGTGATCAAAATGggaagagatggacagacaggacGCTAAGCCCTTTCTCAAGGGAGAAGGCCTGTGTCTTGGGAGTTGGGCAAAGCACCTTCCCCTCTAGGATGCTGAAGCCCTGGCATCCGTCGCCAGCACTGTATGTGTGATAGAGGGTGACCTGCCCCACCTCTTTGACCCCCTCAGCTCCAGTGTGGGTGTGATGGAGAAATCCTgagatctcagcactcaggtgatagAGCCAGGTTAAGACACTCAGAGTCATCTCTGCTACACAGTGAattaggccagcctgggcgacaTGAGttcttgtctccaaacaaacaaacaaacaactccaaaaccaaataaaaagccAGCAAGGACTAAAATCtgaaagagacaaaaatggacaggagactcaaggaaagaaaggggagcaGCCACAGCCCCTGACTACCCACTTGACACTAGAGAAAACACAGCCGCCTTTAGTACAAGTCCCCGGACTCAGGAGGGCTTCTGACTCCTGGGCTGCCCTGGATTTTGGAATACTCCACTGAGAGAcatggaggcagagaggctgCCTTAAGTTCAATGAGAAATGCACTATGTCTGAATGACACCTTGGTGCCTCTGTGTACCATGATGCCACtgagaggacaacttggggaagTAGTTCCCTCTACTGTGTAGGAACAGGAATAGAGCTTAGGTTTCCAGGCATGAAGACAAACACAGCTGGCAGCTGGGGAACTCACCAGCCCacacctttattttaattttcttttgcttttgagggtctcatgtagcctgggccagttttgaacttctgatcctcctggttccacttcctggtgcTGGCACCATACCTAGCTGACGGTGTGAGCTATGACTCACAAAGGTCAGATGTAATATGTCCCACCTGCAGAGTAGGCAGGGTCTCTAAGACTTTTGGGATTCAAGCTTGAATGAAGCTCAGCGCTGGAACACCTGCCTCTttcatggatgtgtgtgcatgtgtgtgtgagactgtacgtatagatgtgtgcatgtgtgtgtgagactgtatagatgtgtgtgcatgtgtgtgtgtgactgtatgtatgatgtgtgtgcatgtgtgtgggactATGTacggatgtgtgtgcatgtgtgtgtaagactgtaagtatggatgtgtgtgcatatgtgtgtgagactGTATGTTTAgagtgtgagcgtgtgtgtgtgtgtgtgtgtgcataagccAAAGGATCACATTGGGTCCTGTTGCTCAGGAGCTGTCCACATATTTTCTATAGTTTTTGCcagtgtattcatgtgtgtgcagacgTATGGAAGTATGGAAGACAGATGACATCAGGATCTTTTTCCACCGCATCCATTGGAGCACTTCAAGCTTGCCAGTTCCATCAGTCTAGCTCATCAGCTCCCTGCAGAGATGCCATTCCCACCTGATGctcactgggattacaggtaacTTGCCACACCTGCCCAGCTTCTACAGGCTCTGAGGATGCATATGCGGAACCATTGATGATGCAGCCCTGTCCACCTTTTTTGGAACAAAGTCTCGCTATACAGCTGTGgtttgcctggaacttgctggcctcaaactacacagcaatcttcctgccttgccATCAAACCCAGTTGAAATAGGATGTCTTCCCTGGCCTAGAGTTTACCTACTAGACTAGAataccttcctgtctctgccacttcagaactggggttacaagcacTACAGCCCTACCTCTTTTATAACATGTGGATTCTGAGATGAGACGTAGGCCCTCATGTCTGTGATTAAGGGATCGCATCAGATACATTTCACATTTTCGATGTTTGGACCAAGAAAGCTCACACTGCATAGTTTGCAGATGAATTTGCTCTTCAGGTGTAAAGGGCCACCCTTAAGATAGGCAGAACACAGGGCAGCCCAGTACTCACTGTGGGGTAATCAAAGCCGTAACTGTCAGACAGCCCTGGCTCAGGGGGCAGGCGGTTGCTGGCGATGGGGCTGAGTAGGCGGGACTTCATTTGGAAG contains:
- the Fdx2 gene encoding ferredoxin-2, mitochondrial, translating into MAASMARGVSARVLLRAAGGSWGPRAGHAAVTSRTFGTTGERRAGEEEADSPELPRDVVNVVFVDRSGKRIPVRGRVGDNVLHLAQRHGVDLEGACEASLACSTCHVYVSEAHLDLLPPPEEREDDMLDMAPLLQENSRLGCQIVLTPELEGVEFALPKITRNFYVDGHVPKPH